aataaataaattattatttttattatttttaattataatatttttaattatataattaattattaaattaataaattaaaattaaaatttttattatataaaataaaaaaactttaaaagctttttataaaataaaatataataataatattaatatattaaaaataaaatattttaaataaaattattttttaatttttataataatttttaataaaaaaaataaattattaataatttataaaatatttataaaatatttaataaaaataatattattaaaaaatttattaaattaaaatttattatattaagaattttataaaattaaaaaattaaaaaaaatcttttttaaaaaaaaaaaaaaacttataattaatattatagcttttaatataataaaatttaatataatattatactttattataatacttaagtatttaaatattaataatatagatatttataaagccttaGGTTAAATTAGTAAgcaatattatacttataacttCTCTAATAATAAGGAATCTCCCTATAACTACTATGACATCGGAGCGATGCGCATTCCGGACATTCCAGCGATGCAATCGTGAGTAAATGCAATTTCTACCGTCCATCAATTTGTACTGACGACACTCATAGGACTTTGAATCTCATTGAAAGGTTGAAGCTTCCGAAGGCACCTTACGTTCTGGACGCCGGTTGCAAACCACAAATGCACTACTACTCAAATGACCCTGCTGATGCTCCCAGGTATGTCAGCTAGTGTCTAGAGAATCTCAGGACTAACTCGAAGTAGCGGAAAAGCCCACGAGGAGAGAATTTCCAGCATCATTGCCAAGCTTGGTCAAAACTGGGAGAAGGAGTTCAAAGCCCTGATCGACGGTGATGAAGACAACTACTCCACCAGAGCTTGGCTTATGCATACAAACCCAAAGTgagtattattaaaagcaGCTTTCACGAACATTGAATGTGACTAACAACATTCAGATTGACGTATGAGCAAACCGAAGAAGCTGAATCTGCTGAGACGTGAGTCCTTGTGCCTGCGTTGGCAGCCGTCCACTAACGTTGGGTTTAGATCCACAGGACTTTTTGACCAGGCCTTTATCGAGTCACTCTGCGACTACAGTGACTTTCAAGCTGCCAAGGGTAAAGATTGGTGGCGTCTTGAAGGTGGCATGTCTGTTGTCACCGACAAGATGAATAAATGCATTGAAGACGAGGATTGGCTTCCCCACAATCGCGTCTCattcaaggtcaagaccaACACACCAGTGGTGGCCATGTCAGAAAGCGAGGCGGGCGAAAAAATCGAAGTCACGATAGCTGGTGCAAAAGAGACTCAAAGCTATGATATGGTGTTCAACACTACGGCTATGGGTCCTCTACAACGAATGGAAATCTCAGGCCTTGTTCCTGGCTTCGGACTCCCTGATTGCCAGAAGAAGATCCTCACTGGCATCAGTGCTCTCAGCTATGACCGTGCCTGCAAAGTGGCGATCAAATTCAAGACACGCTGGTGGAAAGACATGTACAAGAATTCCACGACTGATGATACTTTCGGCGGTGTATCAGGAACGGATCTTTCAATCAGTAACGTTGTTTATCCGTCCTGGGATGACGGTGACAAACCAGCTGTCCTTATGGCTTCGTACAGCTGGGCACAAGATGCCACACGTATGGGATCTCTCATCCCAGACTACTCCAAGCAGGACCCAAGCATTGACGACGCGGTGGTAACACAGTCTTTACAGAATCTGGCCAAGCTCTGGTCCAAGAGTGATCCAACTATCACTGTCGACTTTCTCAGGAGCCAGTATGTTACTCACCACGCTTATGCCTGGTCCCATGACCCATACACAGGTGGCGCATTTGCACTCTTTGGACCCGGGCAGTTCAAGTATATGTACCCAGAGTTTCAACAAGTTTTTTGCGGAGGCAAATTCGCTATTTGTGGAGAGGCCTTGAGTCCTCATCACGCCTGGATCTCGGGAGCCCTTGATAGTGGCTATCTCACCATGGTCCGATGGTTAGCTTACCTCGGACAGGACGCTAGAATCGAAGCCTTGAAGAAGTCTTGGTTCGGTGCTGGGAAGGACAAACATACTGCTGAGTATGATGAGACTCTGATGGCCTGGTCTGTCGAGCTGAGTCAGAAGGTCTCTGAACAGCTAAGATGAGTATCTTGAAGCTGTGCGTGAAAAGTTGAGATTCAATACTTACAAGCACAAATTgcaatatatatatctacTATAACCTATGCGATACTCTTGACTCAGGGAAGGTTGACGAGAAGGTCTCAAAGTTAAACCCATACCCAAGACCGAATCCCATCCCTTGGCCGCTTTAAACCCTGCTGTGCTACAAACAGGATTGGAGCTTTGCGTAATCTAGCAATGTTTgtgtgtaattgagctttcattgaccctgctcttaggatCTAGCAATGTTAGTTAGTTCCTCAAATATCATGGCATGTTATATACTTACATCGGTAAACACTTCAGGATGTTGATAGAGAATCTGGTTCAAGAAAGCGATTGGCTTTTTATTCGCTCATCGTTGATCCTGTTGATCATGGCGGCAAACATCGGCGTGGCAGCGCTGGTTCCCCCACTCATGGTAGTCTTGCCATCTTGTACAAATGTGACGTTTACACCCAAAAGTGCAACGTCTGGAATAGCGCACCAAGAACTATTCTATGTTCCATTGGGGTAGTGAGGATTGTTAGTAGCTAGATAATTGGCGACAGCAGCGCGAAGAACCTCGTCTCCAGAAACGGCTTTCCATTGTGATTGAGGAAGTGCACTGACGATTTGTGCGCTCAAAAGAGCGACAAATGCCACGTAACAGAATGGCGATGTGAACCTTGGAGAGCTGAAAATACCCCTGCCCATGGCTGCATACTGATAGCGAAGCATTGGCTTAGAAGGTCAGCCAGTGCAGGGATCATCAATTGATGCCATCTTGTCAGCAACGATGATCCCCTCTCTAATCTATTACTTCCACTTCCTTCATGAATAAAGCCTGTTCATTTTGTTCTCTCGAATATTCAACTTCAGCTGCTCCAACGCCAGCACTATGGTTCGGAATGATCCTCAGGAACCCTTCCAACGTCGGAATCTAATTGATAGAGTTTCGTCTTCACATGCAGTCAGAGCTTGCCTTATCGGCGCCATTCATGGATACTCAAGTGAAGAAACGAAGAAGCCAGCCACGCTATTGGTCTTTTCATTCAGCTTTCTACCTCATAAGAGAAATGTTCGGATAAAATCagtaaatattactatagaattCGACGGACGTGATGACGATCCCGCTGTCGTCGCAATGGTGCCAAAGAGTATGGTCAATGGCGTGAGTCAGCCCCAAGTATTCCCTCCTTTTAGCGCTCGAGTTCTTACCTACTTTGTGGATCTGTAGATTATCACTGCAGAAGCCACAACGAATGAGGCAGGCATTCATACTGGAACAGTTATTGATGCTGGCATAGGCGGCGATGCTAATATGGGATTGGGTTGGGAGGCAACAATTGTCATAGAGAAAAGTTCGGCTGTTGTTGTTACTGGGCACCAATTTTTAAAAGGCAGGTCAATTGGTGATTCCAACGCTGTGAGCTGGACCATTATGGAAAACCAGATGGTCAAAGCAGGTGTTCCGCCATATCTGCAAACAGCCATTCTGCTCAAGCGAAAAACCAATGAGATTTTCAAGGCCAATATCAATGTCAAGACCGATGTTTCTGGGTTTTCATTTCGGAGTCTACAAGATGGTATCTTGGAGAGTGAAGATGACCCTGTGATATTTGATCCCACTGCAAATCCTCTTATGCCCACGGAAGTAAGAGATGTGGATCTGCACAACCTAGGATCCGTTGATCTCTCCCAATTTTATCGACTACGGGATTTTATCGACAACGAAGACATCCCGAGACGTGGAAACATTGGCCAGACTGTCAGAGACCTTTTCCCAAAGGACGAAAAAGTGGACGAAAAGAGCGAATCATGGTTTATTGACCTCTGGGACAATAACACTGCTGCTGATGAACGGGAAATACTGCCGAAAACGATAGATCGAGACCACTTGGAGAAGTACTTTTCTTGGATATCTGAGACACCTGTATGACATCAAACTGCTATGGTATGAAATGGTTAGCACTGACCTTGATAGAATACCGAGACCCCAGCATCGATCACACAAGCGGAACGAGAAGGACAACCCGCGCAGCCACAGCCACAACGTACTCAATTCTGTAACTTGATGTATATACTCTATACTACTATCGCATAGATCTTGGTACTAACACAAAGATTCAGTGCAAGGCAATCAAGTGAGGATAGACTCACCAGCTTCAGCAAGTTGGAAACTCTTCTTAACGAACCCCCTGTCGCGTTACTCTCAGACTTCTTCGATCTCCCGGACGACTTTGAGATTTCTCGACGGCACGACCGAGGAGGCTGCCAAGTATTCGATAACAAAGAAGGCGGCAAAGATTTTAAGCGTCAGAAAACTTTTCGGAACATCATATCTTGAACTCTTTCTAACTGGTATTCAGTATACATCATTCAAACACCGTTCTACAATACAGGTTTCTGGTCCTTACTTCTCTATTGTATGGCCGATAGCGGTGCGGCAGGGGAGTCTAGCAAACTGTCTGGTGTCATTCAAGCAGATGCAGGCGTTGACTTGAGAAACATCTTCTGCGACGTTCGTGATCTGGTGGGTAGGCATGGCCATCATCAGACTCTATTGCCAGTGCAGCTGTTCAAGTCACACTACGAAGCTACCCTTGCCGCGTTTAATTCCATTCAAACAGATGTGGCCATGGTTGACGATGAGCTCCTACAACAGtttgaggaagaaggcaaGATGGATGATGCCAGTAAGCTGTATCGGAAATTGAGCATGACATTGCACAAGTGTAGCATGAACCTTGCTGAACTTGGTCGACGAAGAAAGTTTGAGGAAGAGCTCGGGAAAAAGCTGCAGGATGATTTGCAGAATGACAGTAAGCTTAGGGTCGTGGTGGAGATATACTCAAGAATGTCCAAGAGCAGGGACTCAGATATAGAGAGTCTGCCTGGAAAGATTGAGAGTCAACGTAATGTCGTAAGTTTTATTGTTGATGGGGTTGAATCCAAGGGCTGATGCACATAAACAGCTATTCAACTTAATTACGCAGCACGACAGCTATCTACAGGCTCGCCTGGCGAGAGAATCGCTACGGGACTCGAAGGCGATGAAGACTCTCTCTATCTTGACGATTCTGTTCCTACCCGGAGCTTTCATCGCCACAGTCTTCTCTACCAACATGTTCGATTTCAAATCCAACAACCAGCAAGTAAGGATTTACTTTGCGATTGTGATCCCTCTCACCGCTGTTTTGATGATCGGTTGGCTACTGTGGTTGAATAACACACCCGAGAGAGCTGATGTGGAATCTGTGCGCCAGTACCGGCCACTCATACCTATGAACTGGCCAAAAGGAGGAAAGGAAGACTGACTAAAAAGGAAGGTAGAAGAAACCCTAGAAACAACACCTGACAAACCCTTCCTCATGACATGCCAATATCCCATGAACATGACAGGTCATCAAGCCCACTGACTGGGTCGTTTGGGGTTATATTCTGCAATGCAGGAGCATTGATGAAGAAGTCGTTAGTTCATTGGGCGTAAAACGATGAGTGGCGATGTATTGTCGAATGTTCCAACCTTTATTGGTTGATTATGTGAGATGTCTTTTATCGAACTTTAGTGAGAAAGCTGAATTCCACTACGTCGGAGTATTGTGCTCACCACACCATCAGACACTGGAATGGGGGTTGCATCCAGCCGAACTAGGTTTCAATAAATTCCCGCGCTCCTCGGCAAATTGCTGTCCGTTGAAAGGATTGGAAGGATGGGAAGGATTGGAAACCTGGCGAGAGCATTGATTGCAGCGCTTAGTCTGTATCGAGTAAAGTAGAGGACATACGGAACATCAGTAAATAAGACTCGACTTCAGGAAATAGAAGAATGCAGAGCCAATAAGCCCGTGAAGGTATATCACATTTCTTCACAATCTACTTGCGTAATAAGAACCTTTCTAGCGGTAAAGATTGCCCCGGATTCCACATCAAGCTTGATCAAGATAGAGTGTTACATTCCATGCTGGGTAATCTCGGCTCTACAATAGACCCTTGCGCCCCAAAGCGGCCCGTCAGGTCTAGTCCAGGAACGATTGTTGGAATGGGCTGGAAGCCTAGAACACTGCCCCCAAGAGATCCACAGTGAGACAGTGGCAATCGTATGACAATAAACGAGTCTTCCCACCTCCGCAGAGTAGATCTTTAAATTGAGACCATCTTCACCCcatctttccttctttcatCAACCCAAACTCCAACATGAAGCTCACTTCAGTATTCCAAAGCATCGCCTTGCTGGCTGTTTCCATCGACGCCCTCGACCTTCGCGCCACGAGCCCCAAGCGCAAAGCCCTCTGGAAACCAAAAGTCGGCGCGAAATGGGAAATCATCCTCTCAGAGGTCTTTACGATTCCCAGTGGAGGTGCTAGCAAGCTTGACCCTAGTGTCACCATTTACGACCTCGACCTATACGAGAACAGCAAGACCACTTTCGCCGCCCTCCAAAAGGCTGGAAAGAATGTCATCTGCTACTTCAGCGCTGGATCATGGGAGAACTGGCGCGATGACAAGGATGAGTTTCCTGCCAAAGACCTCGGAAAGACCATGGATGGATGGCCGGACGAGAAATGGGTGAACATCAAAAGCACTGCGGTCCGGGCTATCATGGCCAAGAGGATCAAGGTTGCCGCTGACAAGGGTTGTGACGCTATTGATCCCGATAACATGGACGCTTATGTAAGTTAACCGACCAGGAAGGTTTACCAAATCCGAATACTAATACCATACATAGAATAATGACAACGGTCTCGGTCTCACAGAAGCTGACACAATCTCATATGTCAAGTTCTTGTCCGCAGAGGCGGCAAAGTACAACATGGTCATGGGCATGAAAAACGGCGGAGACGTCACCGAAGATGTCCTGCCACACGTCGCCTTCAGCGTCAACGAACAATGCATTCAGTACAAGGAGTGTGGTTTGTATGCCCCATACATCGACGCGGACAAGCCTGTGTTCAACATTGAGTACCCCAAGGGCGCACCAAAGGTCAAGGACagtgacaagaagaagatttgTTCGACAACCGGTGCCGCTGCAGACTCTGATGGATTTAGCaagatcatcaagaagtTGAACTTGGACAAGTGGACTCTGTACTGCTAAGGTCTAGATGTTTTGTTCGCAGGAGAACATCCCACGATGTAGCCTAGGACTTGAAATGTcatttagttttaaatataatCATGGTAAAACTATTTACATGCAACGCATCGCTCAAACAGTGATTCGACATCAACTATGTAATTCAGAAAATGAAGATTTAGTTGGTGCCTGTGCAGCCAACAAAGTTGTTGCCGCTGGCTCCGGTATGTGTGATAGCACCGGCGTATTGGCAGctggtgttgatgacaacGCGGTCAGCACCAGGGGAGCCTGCGAAACAATGTCAGCAACGAGACCCACTATACGAGGTCAAATAACACACCTCCAGTGTAGACACCACTGGTCCTGATAGGGAACTCCTGGTAAGGGCCGTTCACAATAAAGTTGAAACCCTCTCGGTTGTTGTAAGTGTGAGGGTAAGTAGAGCTACCAGCAGTATCATCATTCTGATAATATTGGCAAGCTGCGTTGGCAGCAGCTCGGACCTGAGCAGCAGTGTAGCTCGTGCTTCCACATCGTGTGGCAGACTGGCGGCTCTCGATGGGGCTGGCAACAGCCAAGCTCACAAGAGCTGCGAGAGAGGCAACGGACTGAGTGATGGTCAGTTTAGTC
This Fusarium poae strain DAOMC 252244 chromosome 3, whole genome shotgun sequence DNA region includes the following protein-coding sequences:
- a CDS encoding hypothetical protein (SECRETED:SignalP(1-39)~MEROPS:MER0005329) translates to MLRYQYAAMGRGIFSSPRFTSPFCYVAFVALLSAQIVSALPQSQWKAVSGDENSSWCAIPDVALLGVNVTFVQDGKTTMSGGTSAATPMFAAMINRINDERIKSQSLS
- a CDS encoding hypothetical protein (TransMembrane:2 (o548-567i579-600o)), with the translated sequence MVPKSMVNGIITAEATTNEAGIHTGTVIDAGIGGDANMGLGWEATIVIEKSSAVVVTGHQFLKGRSIGDSNAVSWTIMENQMVKAGVPPYLQTAILLKRKTNEIFKANINVKTDVSGFSFRSLQDGILESEDDPVIFDPTANPLMPTEVRDVDLHNLGSVDLSQFYRLRDFIDNEDIPRRGNIGQTVRDLFPKDEKVDEKSESWFIDLWDNNTAADEREILPKTIDRDHLEKYFSWISETPNTETPASITQAEREGQPAQPQPQRTQFCNLIARQSSEDRLTSFSKLETLLNEPPVALLSDFFDLPDDFEISRRHDRGGCQVFDNKEGGKDFKLYIIQTPFYNTGFWSLLLYCMADSGAAGESSKLSGVIQADAGVDLRNIFCDVRDLVGRHGHHQTLLPVQLFKSHYEATLAAFNSIQTDVAMVDDELLQQFEEEGKMDDASKLYRKLSMTLHKCSMNLAELGRRRKFEEELGKKLQDDLQNDSKLRVVVEIYSRMSKSRDSDIESLPGKIESQRNVLFNLITQHDSYLQARLARESLRDSKAMKTLSILTILFLPGAFIATVFSTNMFDFKSNNQQVRIYFAIVIPLTAVLMIGWLLWLNNTPERADVESVRQYRPLIPMNWPKGGKED
- a CDS encoding hypothetical protein (SECRETED:SignalP(1-19)~CAZy:GH114) is translated as MKLTSVFQSIALLAVSIDALDLRATSPKRKALWKPKVGAKWEIILSEVFTIPSGGASKLDPSVTIYDLDLYENSKTTFAALQKAGKNVICYFSAGSWENWRDDKDEFPAKDLGKTMDGWPDEKWVNIKSTAVRAIMAKRIKVAADKGCDAIDPDNMDAYNNDNGLGLTEADTISYVKFLSAEAAKYNMVMGMKNGGDVTEDVLPHVAFSVNEQCIQYKECGLYAPYIDADKPVFNIEYPKGAPKVKDSDKKKICSTTGAAADSDGFSKIIKKLNLDKWTLYC
- a CDS encoding hypothetical protein (SECRETED:SignalP(1-19)); this encodes MLFFQSVASLAALVSLAVASPIESRQSATRCGSTSYTAAQVRAAANAACQYYQNDDTAGSSTYPHTYNNREGFNFIVNGPYQEFPIRTSGVYTGGSPGADRVVINTSCQYAGAITHTGASGNNFVGCTGTN